From Macrobrachium nipponense isolate FS-2020 chromosome 6, ASM1510439v2, whole genome shotgun sequence, a single genomic window includes:
- the LOC135216531 gene encoding uncharacterized protein LOC135216531, whose translation MEERRLALHNRATSSKEEPVALKAMAKQHSKQKHNQQHQKQDTSGDSKMMCYTCKEPRHKARECPIWKTLKEECTKKGDAMPSVAEFEEVEAVLLCAKADAHAYMSKSSVGKWFLDSGASDHMCCDIKKFKDINL comes from the coding sequence ATGGAAGAAAGGCGATTAGCATTGCACAACAGGGCGACATCAAGCAAAGAAGAACCTGTGGCATTAAAAGCCATGGCTAAACAGCATTCTAAGCAGAAGCACAATCAGCAGCATCAGAAGCAGGACACCTCTGGTGATAGTAAAATGATGTGTTACACCTGTAAGGAGCCCAGACACAAGGCAAGGGAATGCCCAATCTGGAAGACATTGAAGGAGGAATGCACTAAGAAAGGGGATGCCATGCCTTCTGTAGCTGAATTTGAAGAAGTAGAAGCAGTGCTCCTGTGCGCCAAAGCGGATGCACATGCATACATGTCAAAATCATCAGTGGGAAAGTGGTTTCTGGACTCAGGTGCGTCAGATCATATGTGCTGTGACATTAAGAAGTTCAAGGACATCAACCTGTAA